A window from Hemicordylus capensis ecotype Gifberg chromosome 2, rHemCap1.1.pri, whole genome shotgun sequence encodes these proteins:
- the TEPSIN gene encoding AP-4 complex accessory subunit tepsin isoform X1: MLETSFLYERVVGGRASIRTTDIQLELPTVIKGTSDDEVPCPGYLFEEIAKISHESAGSSHCLLEYLLNRLQNNSCHVKLKVLKILLYMCNHGSSHFLLQLKRNSSFIQEAAVFAGPPDPLHGNSLYQKVRVTAQDLASALFSDALLPQTAAQTPKELPSSGMGSRPSPHGSLQGFGFERSSSTSTGKVLLATIQKAAEVVANAVLPGQELASPHHRELKDDAYEPVMAPSGKSSILPTKPSSVVAHEMRVNHQPGQAGGGWEELDSGQSSQDSLQENSELSRTSDSYSKSGSDNNLGALESGSVAERMEAENLGDCLQEVSLVTTLTQGSKVFLTREETQHFIKECGLLNCEVVLAMLNRTLKDPSECIRMRAMCAIYSLMCSDLLSHDQIFAITQQHLQELSQESPGSVANKATKILRQFEALCRSHPTPKDSPPVANHCVPTKVTFKRTDDLLTDTTPLTGEAILKPMSLAAQPSQEPEVLASDLCLLEGQMLGSASCGQLGLLPPPGLCQHVAECKPPDSEPQEDRLLRGDPDGTVSLFAGMELVAPSSMTLADASEKECVPLTPRTSCIGSTMDNEDSQERSAFPFLNV, from the exons CTCCCAACTGTAATCAAAGGCACTTCTGATGATGAAGTCCCATGCCCAGGCTACCTGTTTGAAGAGATTGCCA AAATCTCTCATGAGTCAGCTGGAAGTAGTCACTGTCTTCTTGAGTACCTCCTCAATCGCCTTCAGAACAACTCATGCCATGTCAAACTGAAG GTGCTCAAAATCCTGCTGTACATGTGCAACCATGGGTCCTCGCACTTCCTTCTGCAGCTTAAGAGGAATTCTTCTTTCATTCAGGAAGCCGCAG TGTTTGCAGGACCTCCGGATCCTCTCCATGGCAACAGCTTGTATCAGAAGGTGCGGGTGACTGCACAG GACCTGGCAAGTGCTTTGTTTTCAGATGCCTTGTTGCCCCAGACTGCTGCTCAGACACCTAAAGAGCTGCCTTCATCAG GAATGGGCTCCAGGCCTAGCCCCCATGGCTCACTTCAGGGCTTTGGCTTTGAAAGAAGCAGCTCCA CATCCACAGGCAAAGTTCTGCTGGCCACCATTCAGAAGGCAGCTGAGGTGGTTGCCAATGCTGTGCTCCCTGGTCAGGAACTTGCCAGCCCCCATCACAGGGAGCTAAAGGATGATGCCTATGAGCCCGTGATGGCACCTTCTGGCAAAAGCTCCATCTTGCCTACAAAGCCATCTTCTGTTGTAGCCCATGAGATGCGAG TGAACCATCAACCAGGGCaagcaggaggaggctgggaggaGTTGGACAGTGGGCAAAGCTCCCAGGATTCATTGCAGGAGAACAGTGAACTGAGCAGAACATCTGATTCCTACAGCAAATCAGGCAGTGACAACAACTTAGGTGCCCTGGAGTCAGGGAGTGTTGCTGAAAG GATGGAAGCCGAAAACCTTGGGGACTGCCTGCAAGAAGTGAGCCTCGTCACCACCCTCACCCAGGGCTCCAAGGTCTTCCTGACACGTGAGGAGACCCAGCACTTCATCAAAGA GTGTGGGCTGCTGAACTGTGAAGTGGTCTTGGCTATGCTCAACCGAACCCTGAAGGACCCCAGTGAGTGCATCCGCATG AGGGCCATGTGTGCCATTTATTCCCTTATGTGTTCTGACTTGCTTTCCCATGATCAGATATTTGCCATTACCCAGCAACACTTGCAGGAACTCAGTCAAGAGAGCCCTGGATCTGTAGCCAACAAAGCAACAAAG ATCTTGCGACAATTTGAAGCACTCTGCAGAAGCCACCCTACACCCAAGGACTCGCCCCCAGTTGCCAACCATTGTGTCCCCACAAAAGTGACATTCAAACGCACTGATGACCTGTTGACAGATACAACACCCTTGACAGGAGAGGCGATCCTCAAACCTATGAGCCTGGCAGCACAGCCCTCCCAAGAGCCTGAAGTCCTGGCAAGTGATTTGTGCCTCTTGGAAGGACAGATGCTGGGATCTGCGTCCTGTGGCCAGCTAGGTCTCCTGCCACCGCCGGGCCTATGTCAGCATGTGGCAGAGTGCAAACCCCCAGACTCTGAACCCCAAGAGGACAGGCTCTTGAGGGGTGATCCAGATGGCACAGTTTCCCTGTTTGCAGGGATGGAGCTGGTTGCACCCTCAAGCATGACACTGGCTGACGCTTCTGAGAAAGAATGTGTTCCTCTAACTCCACGGACATCTTGCATTGGGAGCACTATGGACAACGAGGACAGCCAGGAGCGATCGGCTTTCCCCTTCCTCAATGTTTAA
- the TEPSIN gene encoding AP-4 complex accessory subunit tepsin isoform X6 encodes MCNHGSSHFLLQLKRNSSFIQEAAVFAGPPDPLHGNSLYQKVRVTAQDLASALFSDALLPQTAAQTPKELPSSGMGSRPSPHGSLQGFGFERSSSTSTGKVLLATIQKAAEVVANAVLPGQELASPHHRELKDDAYEPVMAPSGKSSILPTKPSSVVAHEMRVNHQPGQAGGGWEELDSGQSSQDSLQENSELSRTSDSYSKSGSDNNLGALESGSVAERMEAENLGDCLQEVSLVTTLTQGSKVFLTREETQHFIKECGLLNCEVVLAMLNRTLKDPSECIRMRAMCAIYSLMCSDLLSHDQIFAITQQHLQELSQESPGSVANKATKILRQFEALCRSHPTPKDSPPVANHCVPTKVTFKRTDDLLTDTTPLTGEAILKPMSLAAQPSQEPEVLASDLCLLEGQMLGSASCGQLGLLPPPGLCQHVAECKPPDSEPQEDRLLRGDPDGTVSLFAGMELVAPSSMTLADASEKECVPLTPRTSCIGSTMDNEDSQERSAFPFLNV; translated from the exons ATGTGCAACCATGGGTCCTCGCACTTCCTTCTGCAGCTTAAGAGGAATTCTTCTTTCATTCAGGAAGCCGCAG TGTTTGCAGGACCTCCGGATCCTCTCCATGGCAACAGCTTGTATCAGAAGGTGCGGGTGACTGCACAG GACCTGGCAAGTGCTTTGTTTTCAGATGCCTTGTTGCCCCAGACTGCTGCTCAGACACCTAAAGAGCTGCCTTCATCAG GAATGGGCTCCAGGCCTAGCCCCCATGGCTCACTTCAGGGCTTTGGCTTTGAAAGAAGCAGCTCCA CATCCACAGGCAAAGTTCTGCTGGCCACCATTCAGAAGGCAGCTGAGGTGGTTGCCAATGCTGTGCTCCCTGGTCAGGAACTTGCCAGCCCCCATCACAGGGAGCTAAAGGATGATGCCTATGAGCCCGTGATGGCACCTTCTGGCAAAAGCTCCATCTTGCCTACAAAGCCATCTTCTGTTGTAGCCCATGAGATGCGAG TGAACCATCAACCAGGGCaagcaggaggaggctgggaggaGTTGGACAGTGGGCAAAGCTCCCAGGATTCATTGCAGGAGAACAGTGAACTGAGCAGAACATCTGATTCCTACAGCAAATCAGGCAGTGACAACAACTTAGGTGCCCTGGAGTCAGGGAGTGTTGCTGAAAG GATGGAAGCCGAAAACCTTGGGGACTGCCTGCAAGAAGTGAGCCTCGTCACCACCCTCACCCAGGGCTCCAAGGTCTTCCTGACACGTGAGGAGACCCAGCACTTCATCAAAGA GTGTGGGCTGCTGAACTGTGAAGTGGTCTTGGCTATGCTCAACCGAACCCTGAAGGACCCCAGTGAGTGCATCCGCATG AGGGCCATGTGTGCCATTTATTCCCTTATGTGTTCTGACTTGCTTTCCCATGATCAGATATTTGCCATTACCCAGCAACACTTGCAGGAACTCAGTCAAGAGAGCCCTGGATCTGTAGCCAACAAAGCAACAAAG ATCTTGCGACAATTTGAAGCACTCTGCAGAAGCCACCCTACACCCAAGGACTCGCCCCCAGTTGCCAACCATTGTGTCCCCACAAAAGTGACATTCAAACGCACTGATGACCTGTTGACAGATACAACACCCTTGACAGGAGAGGCGATCCTCAAACCTATGAGCCTGGCAGCACAGCCCTCCCAAGAGCCTGAAGTCCTGGCAAGTGATTTGTGCCTCTTGGAAGGACAGATGCTGGGATCTGCGTCCTGTGGCCAGCTAGGTCTCCTGCCACCGCCGGGCCTATGTCAGCATGTGGCAGAGTGCAAACCCCCAGACTCTGAACCCCAAGAGGACAGGCTCTTGAGGGGTGATCCAGATGGCACAGTTTCCCTGTTTGCAGGGATGGAGCTGGTTGCACCCTCAAGCATGACACTGGCTGACGCTTCTGAGAAAGAATGTGTTCCTCTAACTCCACGGACATCTTGCATTGGGAGCACTATGGACAACGAGGACAGCCAGGAGCGATCGGCTTTCCCCTTCCTCAATGTTTAA
- the TEPSIN gene encoding AP-4 complex accessory subunit tepsin isoform X3, with protein sequence MIEAADWIGNGKLPTVIKGTSDDEVPCPGYLFEEIAKISHESAGSSHCLLEYLLNRLQNNSCHVKLKVLKILLYMCNHGSSHFLLQLKRNSSFIQEAAVFAGPPDPLHGNSLYQKVRVTAQDLASALFSDALLPQTAAQTPKELPSSGMGSRPSPHGSLQGFGFERSSSTSTGKVLLATIQKAAEVVANAVLPGQELASPHHRELKDDAYEPVMAPSGKSSILPTKPSSVVAHEMRVNHQPGQAGGGWEELDSGQSSQDSLQENSELSRTSDSYSKSGSDNNLGALESGSVAERMEAENLGDCLQEVSLVTTLTQGSKVFLTREETQHFIKECGLLNCEVVLAMLNRTLKDPSECIRMRAMCAIYSLMCSDLLSHDQIFAITQQHLQELSQESPGSVANKATKILRQFEALCRSHPTPKDSPPVANHCVPTKVTFKRTDDLLTDTTPLTGEAILKPMSLAAQPSQEPEVLASDLCLLEGQMLGSASCGQLGLLPPPGLCQHVAECKPPDSEPQEDRLLRGDPDGTVSLFAGMELVAPSSMTLADASEKECVPLTPRTSCIGSTMDNEDSQERSAFPFLNV encoded by the exons CTCCCAACTGTAATCAAAGGCACTTCTGATGATGAAGTCCCATGCCCAGGCTACCTGTTTGAAGAGATTGCCA AAATCTCTCATGAGTCAGCTGGAAGTAGTCACTGTCTTCTTGAGTACCTCCTCAATCGCCTTCAGAACAACTCATGCCATGTCAAACTGAAG GTGCTCAAAATCCTGCTGTACATGTGCAACCATGGGTCCTCGCACTTCCTTCTGCAGCTTAAGAGGAATTCTTCTTTCATTCAGGAAGCCGCAG TGTTTGCAGGACCTCCGGATCCTCTCCATGGCAACAGCTTGTATCAGAAGGTGCGGGTGACTGCACAG GACCTGGCAAGTGCTTTGTTTTCAGATGCCTTGTTGCCCCAGACTGCTGCTCAGACACCTAAAGAGCTGCCTTCATCAG GAATGGGCTCCAGGCCTAGCCCCCATGGCTCACTTCAGGGCTTTGGCTTTGAAAGAAGCAGCTCCA CATCCACAGGCAAAGTTCTGCTGGCCACCATTCAGAAGGCAGCTGAGGTGGTTGCCAATGCTGTGCTCCCTGGTCAGGAACTTGCCAGCCCCCATCACAGGGAGCTAAAGGATGATGCCTATGAGCCCGTGATGGCACCTTCTGGCAAAAGCTCCATCTTGCCTACAAAGCCATCTTCTGTTGTAGCCCATGAGATGCGAG TGAACCATCAACCAGGGCaagcaggaggaggctgggaggaGTTGGACAGTGGGCAAAGCTCCCAGGATTCATTGCAGGAGAACAGTGAACTGAGCAGAACATCTGATTCCTACAGCAAATCAGGCAGTGACAACAACTTAGGTGCCCTGGAGTCAGGGAGTGTTGCTGAAAG GATGGAAGCCGAAAACCTTGGGGACTGCCTGCAAGAAGTGAGCCTCGTCACCACCCTCACCCAGGGCTCCAAGGTCTTCCTGACACGTGAGGAGACCCAGCACTTCATCAAAGA GTGTGGGCTGCTGAACTGTGAAGTGGTCTTGGCTATGCTCAACCGAACCCTGAAGGACCCCAGTGAGTGCATCCGCATG AGGGCCATGTGTGCCATTTATTCCCTTATGTGTTCTGACTTGCTTTCCCATGATCAGATATTTGCCATTACCCAGCAACACTTGCAGGAACTCAGTCAAGAGAGCCCTGGATCTGTAGCCAACAAAGCAACAAAG ATCTTGCGACAATTTGAAGCACTCTGCAGAAGCCACCCTACACCCAAGGACTCGCCCCCAGTTGCCAACCATTGTGTCCCCACAAAAGTGACATTCAAACGCACTGATGACCTGTTGACAGATACAACACCCTTGACAGGAGAGGCGATCCTCAAACCTATGAGCCTGGCAGCACAGCCCTCCCAAGAGCCTGAAGTCCTGGCAAGTGATTTGTGCCTCTTGGAAGGACAGATGCTGGGATCTGCGTCCTGTGGCCAGCTAGGTCTCCTGCCACCGCCGGGCCTATGTCAGCATGTGGCAGAGTGCAAACCCCCAGACTCTGAACCCCAAGAGGACAGGCTCTTGAGGGGTGATCCAGATGGCACAGTTTCCCTGTTTGCAGGGATGGAGCTGGTTGCACCCTCAAGCATGACACTGGCTGACGCTTCTGAGAAAGAATGTGTTCCTCTAACTCCACGGACATCTTGCATTGGGAGCACTATGGACAACGAGGACAGCCAGGAGCGATCGGCTTTCCCCTTCCTCAATGTTTAA
- the TEPSIN gene encoding AP-4 complex accessory subunit tepsin isoform X2, with amino-acid sequence MAVVPLRDRLSFLSRLPTVIKGTSDDEVPCPGYLFEEIAKISHESAGSSHCLLEYLLNRLQNNSCHVKLKVLKILLYMCNHGSSHFLLQLKRNSSFIQEAAVFAGPPDPLHGNSLYQKVRVTAQDLASALFSDALLPQTAAQTPKELPSSGMGSRPSPHGSLQGFGFERSSSTSTGKVLLATIQKAAEVVANAVLPGQELASPHHRELKDDAYEPVMAPSGKSSILPTKPSSVVAHEMRVNHQPGQAGGGWEELDSGQSSQDSLQENSELSRTSDSYSKSGSDNNLGALESGSVAERMEAENLGDCLQEVSLVTTLTQGSKVFLTREETQHFIKECGLLNCEVVLAMLNRTLKDPSECIRMRAMCAIYSLMCSDLLSHDQIFAITQQHLQELSQESPGSVANKATKILRQFEALCRSHPTPKDSPPVANHCVPTKVTFKRTDDLLTDTTPLTGEAILKPMSLAAQPSQEPEVLASDLCLLEGQMLGSASCGQLGLLPPPGLCQHVAECKPPDSEPQEDRLLRGDPDGTVSLFAGMELVAPSSMTLADASEKECVPLTPRTSCIGSTMDNEDSQERSAFPFLNV; translated from the exons CTCCCAACTGTAATCAAAGGCACTTCTGATGATGAAGTCCCATGCCCAGGCTACCTGTTTGAAGAGATTGCCA AAATCTCTCATGAGTCAGCTGGAAGTAGTCACTGTCTTCTTGAGTACCTCCTCAATCGCCTTCAGAACAACTCATGCCATGTCAAACTGAAG GTGCTCAAAATCCTGCTGTACATGTGCAACCATGGGTCCTCGCACTTCCTTCTGCAGCTTAAGAGGAATTCTTCTTTCATTCAGGAAGCCGCAG TGTTTGCAGGACCTCCGGATCCTCTCCATGGCAACAGCTTGTATCAGAAGGTGCGGGTGACTGCACAG GACCTGGCAAGTGCTTTGTTTTCAGATGCCTTGTTGCCCCAGACTGCTGCTCAGACACCTAAAGAGCTGCCTTCATCAG GAATGGGCTCCAGGCCTAGCCCCCATGGCTCACTTCAGGGCTTTGGCTTTGAAAGAAGCAGCTCCA CATCCACAGGCAAAGTTCTGCTGGCCACCATTCAGAAGGCAGCTGAGGTGGTTGCCAATGCTGTGCTCCCTGGTCAGGAACTTGCCAGCCCCCATCACAGGGAGCTAAAGGATGATGCCTATGAGCCCGTGATGGCACCTTCTGGCAAAAGCTCCATCTTGCCTACAAAGCCATCTTCTGTTGTAGCCCATGAGATGCGAG TGAACCATCAACCAGGGCaagcaggaggaggctgggaggaGTTGGACAGTGGGCAAAGCTCCCAGGATTCATTGCAGGAGAACAGTGAACTGAGCAGAACATCTGATTCCTACAGCAAATCAGGCAGTGACAACAACTTAGGTGCCCTGGAGTCAGGGAGTGTTGCTGAAAG GATGGAAGCCGAAAACCTTGGGGACTGCCTGCAAGAAGTGAGCCTCGTCACCACCCTCACCCAGGGCTCCAAGGTCTTCCTGACACGTGAGGAGACCCAGCACTTCATCAAAGA GTGTGGGCTGCTGAACTGTGAAGTGGTCTTGGCTATGCTCAACCGAACCCTGAAGGACCCCAGTGAGTGCATCCGCATG AGGGCCATGTGTGCCATTTATTCCCTTATGTGTTCTGACTTGCTTTCCCATGATCAGATATTTGCCATTACCCAGCAACACTTGCAGGAACTCAGTCAAGAGAGCCCTGGATCTGTAGCCAACAAAGCAACAAAG ATCTTGCGACAATTTGAAGCACTCTGCAGAAGCCACCCTACACCCAAGGACTCGCCCCCAGTTGCCAACCATTGTGTCCCCACAAAAGTGACATTCAAACGCACTGATGACCTGTTGACAGATACAACACCCTTGACAGGAGAGGCGATCCTCAAACCTATGAGCCTGGCAGCACAGCCCTCCCAAGAGCCTGAAGTCCTGGCAAGTGATTTGTGCCTCTTGGAAGGACAGATGCTGGGATCTGCGTCCTGTGGCCAGCTAGGTCTCCTGCCACCGCCGGGCCTATGTCAGCATGTGGCAGAGTGCAAACCCCCAGACTCTGAACCCCAAGAGGACAGGCTCTTGAGGGGTGATCCAGATGGCACAGTTTCCCTGTTTGCAGGGATGGAGCTGGTTGCACCCTCAAGCATGACACTGGCTGACGCTTCTGAGAAAGAATGTGTTCCTCTAACTCCACGGACATCTTGCATTGGGAGCACTATGGACAACGAGGACAGCCAGGAGCGATCGGCTTTCCCCTTCCTCAATGTTTAA
- the TEPSIN gene encoding AP-4 complex accessory subunit tepsin isoform X4 — MALPTVIKGTSDDEVPCPGYLFEEIAKISHESAGSSHCLLEYLLNRLQNNSCHVKLKVLKILLYMCNHGSSHFLLQLKRNSSFIQEAAVFAGPPDPLHGNSLYQKVRVTAQDLASALFSDALLPQTAAQTPKELPSSGMGSRPSPHGSLQGFGFERSSSTSTGKVLLATIQKAAEVVANAVLPGQELASPHHRELKDDAYEPVMAPSGKSSILPTKPSSVVAHEMRVNHQPGQAGGGWEELDSGQSSQDSLQENSELSRTSDSYSKSGSDNNLGALESGSVAERMEAENLGDCLQEVSLVTTLTQGSKVFLTREETQHFIKECGLLNCEVVLAMLNRTLKDPSECIRMRAMCAIYSLMCSDLLSHDQIFAITQQHLQELSQESPGSVANKATKILRQFEALCRSHPTPKDSPPVANHCVPTKVTFKRTDDLLTDTTPLTGEAILKPMSLAAQPSQEPEVLASDLCLLEGQMLGSASCGQLGLLPPPGLCQHVAECKPPDSEPQEDRLLRGDPDGTVSLFAGMELVAPSSMTLADASEKECVPLTPRTSCIGSTMDNEDSQERSAFPFLNV; from the exons CTCCCAACTGTAATCAAAGGCACTTCTGATGATGAAGTCCCATGCCCAGGCTACCTGTTTGAAGAGATTGCCA AAATCTCTCATGAGTCAGCTGGAAGTAGTCACTGTCTTCTTGAGTACCTCCTCAATCGCCTTCAGAACAACTCATGCCATGTCAAACTGAAG GTGCTCAAAATCCTGCTGTACATGTGCAACCATGGGTCCTCGCACTTCCTTCTGCAGCTTAAGAGGAATTCTTCTTTCATTCAGGAAGCCGCAG TGTTTGCAGGACCTCCGGATCCTCTCCATGGCAACAGCTTGTATCAGAAGGTGCGGGTGACTGCACAG GACCTGGCAAGTGCTTTGTTTTCAGATGCCTTGTTGCCCCAGACTGCTGCTCAGACACCTAAAGAGCTGCCTTCATCAG GAATGGGCTCCAGGCCTAGCCCCCATGGCTCACTTCAGGGCTTTGGCTTTGAAAGAAGCAGCTCCA CATCCACAGGCAAAGTTCTGCTGGCCACCATTCAGAAGGCAGCTGAGGTGGTTGCCAATGCTGTGCTCCCTGGTCAGGAACTTGCCAGCCCCCATCACAGGGAGCTAAAGGATGATGCCTATGAGCCCGTGATGGCACCTTCTGGCAAAAGCTCCATCTTGCCTACAAAGCCATCTTCTGTTGTAGCCCATGAGATGCGAG TGAACCATCAACCAGGGCaagcaggaggaggctgggaggaGTTGGACAGTGGGCAAAGCTCCCAGGATTCATTGCAGGAGAACAGTGAACTGAGCAGAACATCTGATTCCTACAGCAAATCAGGCAGTGACAACAACTTAGGTGCCCTGGAGTCAGGGAGTGTTGCTGAAAG GATGGAAGCCGAAAACCTTGGGGACTGCCTGCAAGAAGTGAGCCTCGTCACCACCCTCACCCAGGGCTCCAAGGTCTTCCTGACACGTGAGGAGACCCAGCACTTCATCAAAGA GTGTGGGCTGCTGAACTGTGAAGTGGTCTTGGCTATGCTCAACCGAACCCTGAAGGACCCCAGTGAGTGCATCCGCATG AGGGCCATGTGTGCCATTTATTCCCTTATGTGTTCTGACTTGCTTTCCCATGATCAGATATTTGCCATTACCCAGCAACACTTGCAGGAACTCAGTCAAGAGAGCCCTGGATCTGTAGCCAACAAAGCAACAAAG ATCTTGCGACAATTTGAAGCACTCTGCAGAAGCCACCCTACACCCAAGGACTCGCCCCCAGTTGCCAACCATTGTGTCCCCACAAAAGTGACATTCAAACGCACTGATGACCTGTTGACAGATACAACACCCTTGACAGGAGAGGCGATCCTCAAACCTATGAGCCTGGCAGCACAGCCCTCCCAAGAGCCTGAAGTCCTGGCAAGTGATTTGTGCCTCTTGGAAGGACAGATGCTGGGATCTGCGTCCTGTGGCCAGCTAGGTCTCCTGCCACCGCCGGGCCTATGTCAGCATGTGGCAGAGTGCAAACCCCCAGACTCTGAACCCCAAGAGGACAGGCTCTTGAGGGGTGATCCAGATGGCACAGTTTCCCTGTTTGCAGGGATGGAGCTGGTTGCACCCTCAAGCATGACACTGGCTGACGCTTCTGAGAAAGAATGTGTTCCTCTAACTCCACGGACATCTTGCATTGGGAGCACTATGGACAACGAGGACAGCCAGGAGCGATCGGCTTTCCCCTTCCTCAATGTTTAA
- the TEPSIN gene encoding AP-4 complex accessory subunit tepsin isoform X5 yields the protein MAVVPLRDRLSFLSRVLKILLYMCNHGSSHFLLQLKRNSSFIQEAAVFAGPPDPLHGNSLYQKVRVTAQDLASALFSDALLPQTAAQTPKELPSSGMGSRPSPHGSLQGFGFERSSSTSTGKVLLATIQKAAEVVANAVLPGQELASPHHRELKDDAYEPVMAPSGKSSILPTKPSSVVAHEMRVNHQPGQAGGGWEELDSGQSSQDSLQENSELSRTSDSYSKSGSDNNLGALESGSVAERMEAENLGDCLQEVSLVTTLTQGSKVFLTREETQHFIKECGLLNCEVVLAMLNRTLKDPSECIRMRAMCAIYSLMCSDLLSHDQIFAITQQHLQELSQESPGSVANKATKILRQFEALCRSHPTPKDSPPVANHCVPTKVTFKRTDDLLTDTTPLTGEAILKPMSLAAQPSQEPEVLASDLCLLEGQMLGSASCGQLGLLPPPGLCQHVAECKPPDSEPQEDRLLRGDPDGTVSLFAGMELVAPSSMTLADASEKECVPLTPRTSCIGSTMDNEDSQERSAFPFLNV from the exons GTGCTCAAAATCCTGCTGTACATGTGCAACCATGGGTCCTCGCACTTCCTTCTGCAGCTTAAGAGGAATTCTTCTTTCATTCAGGAAGCCGCAG TGTTTGCAGGACCTCCGGATCCTCTCCATGGCAACAGCTTGTATCAGAAGGTGCGGGTGACTGCACAG GACCTGGCAAGTGCTTTGTTTTCAGATGCCTTGTTGCCCCAGACTGCTGCTCAGACACCTAAAGAGCTGCCTTCATCAG GAATGGGCTCCAGGCCTAGCCCCCATGGCTCACTTCAGGGCTTTGGCTTTGAAAGAAGCAGCTCCA CATCCACAGGCAAAGTTCTGCTGGCCACCATTCAGAAGGCAGCTGAGGTGGTTGCCAATGCTGTGCTCCCTGGTCAGGAACTTGCCAGCCCCCATCACAGGGAGCTAAAGGATGATGCCTATGAGCCCGTGATGGCACCTTCTGGCAAAAGCTCCATCTTGCCTACAAAGCCATCTTCTGTTGTAGCCCATGAGATGCGAG TGAACCATCAACCAGGGCaagcaggaggaggctgggaggaGTTGGACAGTGGGCAAAGCTCCCAGGATTCATTGCAGGAGAACAGTGAACTGAGCAGAACATCTGATTCCTACAGCAAATCAGGCAGTGACAACAACTTAGGTGCCCTGGAGTCAGGGAGTGTTGCTGAAAG GATGGAAGCCGAAAACCTTGGGGACTGCCTGCAAGAAGTGAGCCTCGTCACCACCCTCACCCAGGGCTCCAAGGTCTTCCTGACACGTGAGGAGACCCAGCACTTCATCAAAGA GTGTGGGCTGCTGAACTGTGAAGTGGTCTTGGCTATGCTCAACCGAACCCTGAAGGACCCCAGTGAGTGCATCCGCATG AGGGCCATGTGTGCCATTTATTCCCTTATGTGTTCTGACTTGCTTTCCCATGATCAGATATTTGCCATTACCCAGCAACACTTGCAGGAACTCAGTCAAGAGAGCCCTGGATCTGTAGCCAACAAAGCAACAAAG ATCTTGCGACAATTTGAAGCACTCTGCAGAAGCCACCCTACACCCAAGGACTCGCCCCCAGTTGCCAACCATTGTGTCCCCACAAAAGTGACATTCAAACGCACTGATGACCTGTTGACAGATACAACACCCTTGACAGGAGAGGCGATCCTCAAACCTATGAGCCTGGCAGCACAGCCCTCCCAAGAGCCTGAAGTCCTGGCAAGTGATTTGTGCCTCTTGGAAGGACAGATGCTGGGATCTGCGTCCTGTGGCCAGCTAGGTCTCCTGCCACCGCCGGGCCTATGTCAGCATGTGGCAGAGTGCAAACCCCCAGACTCTGAACCCCAAGAGGACAGGCTCTTGAGGGGTGATCCAGATGGCACAGTTTCCCTGTTTGCAGGGATGGAGCTGGTTGCACCCTCAAGCATGACACTGGCTGACGCTTCTGAGAAAGAATGTGTTCCTCTAACTCCACGGACATCTTGCATTGGGAGCACTATGGACAACGAGGACAGCCAGGAGCGATCGGCTTTCCCCTTCCTCAATGTTTAA